A stretch of DNA from Micromonospora sp. WMMD1155:
CGGGGCAGGAAGCCCTCGAAGCAGAACCGGTCGCAGGGCAGACCGGAGACCGCCAGCGCGGTGGTGACCGCGCTCGGCCCGGGGGCGACGGTGACCGGCGCCCCGGCGTCCAACGCGGCGCGGACCAGCCGGTAACCGGGGTCGGAGACGCTCGGCATCCCCCCGTCGGTGACCAGGGCCACCACGTACCCGCCGAGGATGACCTCGACCAGCTCCGGGGTGCGCCGCTCCTCGTTGCCCTCGAAGTACGAGACGATGCGACCGCCGACGGTGACGTCGAGGTCGCGGGCCAGCCGGGTGAGCCGGCGGGTGTCCTCCGCCGCGACCACGTCGGCGCTGCTCAGGACCTCGCGGAAGCGGGCCGAGGCGTCGGCGGCGTTGCCGAGCGGGGCACCGAGCAGGACCAGGCGCCCAGCTTCGGACATTTCACCCACGGATTCGTCTCCTTCATCGACAGCGAATACCGGTATCAGGGACGACGGGCGCCACCGGACACGTTGGCAGCCTACGATCGCCGGGTGACGAGTGCGTCGACAGCGCAGAGCCCGAGCGCCGAGCCGGCCAAGATGGTCGAGGTGACCGGCGATCCCAGCCCCAGCCAGGAGCCGACGGCACCGGGTGCCGACGGCGGCGGCGTGTCCGCCGTGGTCCGGCGGAGGTTCGCCACCGTCGACACCAAACTGGACCGGTTCTCCTGGCTGGCCACGGCGGTGGTGGTGGCCATCGCGGCGATCCTGCGCTTCGTCGGGCTGTCCAGCCCGAAGGGCAAGATCTTCGACGAGACGTACTACGCCAAGGACGCCTACGGGTTGATCAGCCGGGCCGTCGAGTGGAACTACAAGGACAACGTCCCGTCGTACGTGGTGCACCCGCCGCTGGGCAAGTGGTTGATCGGCCTCGGCGAGTGGGCCTTCGGCTACCAGGACGCCGAGTCGAAGGTCTCCGTCCCGGGCCACCTGATCACCACCGCGCCGGAGTTCGGCTGGCGGTTCTCGGCGGCCGTGATCGGCACCCTGTCGGTGCTGCTGCTGGTGCGCATCGGTCGGCGGATGTTCCACTCGACGGTGCTCGGCTGTGCGGCGGGCCTGCTGCTCGCCCTGGACGGCTTCCATATGGTGCTGTCCCGCGCGGCGCTGCTCGACATCTTCCTGCTCTTCTTCGTGCTGGCGGCGTTCGGGGCGCTGGTGCTCGACCGGGACGCGCGCCGTCGCCGCTGGGCGCGGGCCCTTGACGACGGGCTCGACCCGAGCCGGCCGGGCCGGGCCGGCCGACCGCCGACCGGTTGGCGCACCTGGCCGTGGTGGCGACTGGCCGCCGGGGTGCTGCTCGGCTGCGCCTGCGCGGTGAAGTGGAGCGCTCTGTACTTCGTCCCGGCCTTCGCGCTGCTGGTGCTCCTCTGGGAGGTCGGCGTCCGCCGTTCGGCGGGGGTCCGCCGGCCCTGGCGGGACACCGTGCTCGACGAGCTGCCCTGGGTGGTGCTCGCCGGTGTGCTCATGGTCGGCGCCTACCTGGCCACCTGGACGGGCTGGCTGGTCACCGACGACGGCTACTACCGGCTGGCGTCGTCGACGCAGTACGCGACCGACAAGTTGAGCGACCGCCCGGTGATCGGCCCGCTGATCAACCTCTACGAGTACCACCGCGCGGCGTACGGGTTCCACGCCCAACTCGACGACGCGCACAAGTACCAGTCCTGGCCGTGGCAGTGGCTGCTGCTCGGTCGCCCGGTGGCGTTCCACTACGCCAGTGACGGCGCGTGCGGCGCGCCGACCTGTGCCTCTGAGATCCTGCTGCTCGGCACCCCGCTGCTCTGGTGGTCGTTCCTGCCCGCCCTGGTGGCGCTGGCCTGGCTCGGCCTGGCCCGTCGGGACTGGCGGGCCGGGGCGATCCTGCTGACCGTGGCGGCCGGGCTGCTGCCGTGGTTCTGGCTCGCCCTCGACGGCCGGACGATGTTCTCCTTCTACGCCGCCCCGGCGGTGCCGTTCCTCGTGCTGGCCGTGGTGTACGTGTTGGGCGCGCTGATCGCTCCCGCCGGGGGTGACGTGGGTGAGGTGGCGCCTTTGGTGCCCGGCGACCCGAGTTACGAACGTCGACTGGTGGGCAGCATCGCCGCCGGGGCGTACGTGTTGCTGGTGGGGCTCTGCTTCGCGTACTTCTATCCGATCTTCGTCGGCAAGGTGATCCCGTACTCGGACTGGCTGTCCCGGATGTGGCTCGACGGTCGGTGGATATAAGCACCGACAGGCGACGCGCCGCACAGCGCGACGAATAAGGGCCCGCACGCTTCGGCGTGCGGGCCCTTATTGAACAAAGACGCGCGCCCCGATCGCCTGCCACGGGGGAAGCGGGCGATTGGGGCGCGCATGAAGAGCTTAACCACCGCGCACCACCGGCACAACGGGTCGACTTGGGTCAGATTTCCGACGGATGGCGGCCGGACCGACAACCGCCATTCTCCAGTTGACCGAGGGTGACCTGGCGTGGACCCAGAGCGCGGAGGCGCCCGGATGCTCCTATAGAAGTCAAGGGGTGTTGAGGGCGGTGAAGTCGGCGAGGAGGGCGGTGTGGACCTCGCGGACGATGTAGCGCTTGAGGCAGCGCATGATCTCTTTTTTGTTGAGTCCTTGTTTGGTGCGTTTGTCGACGTAGGCGCGGGTGCGGGGGTCGTAGCGCATGCGGACCAGGGCGATGGTGTGCAGGGCTGAGTTGGCGGCTCTATCGCCGCCGCGGTTGAGGCGGTGCCGATCGGTGCGTCCGCTGCTGGCGGGGATGGGTGCGGCTCCGCAGAGGTGGGCCAGGGCGGCGTCGGAACGCAGCCGGTCGGGGTTGTCGCCGGCGGTGGTCAGGAGCTGTCCGGCGACGTCGGGGCCGACGCCATAGACGGCGCTCAGGTGTGGGGCGGTGCGGGCGACGACGGGTCGTAGCCGGCGATCGGCCTGGTTGATCTCGGTGGTCAGGGTCTGGATCCGGGTGGCGATCACGGCCAGGGCCGCCTTGGTGGCTTCCACAGGGTCGGTGAGCCGGGTCTCGTTGACGGGCAGTGCGGCGCATCGGTTGACGAGTGTCGTTGCCGGACCGTTGAGTTCTTGGCGCAGCGTGTCGGGCGCGGAGGCGATCAGCCCGTGCAGCTGGTTGAGGGCAGCGGTGCGGGCCTTGACCGCTCCGCGTCGGGCGACCCGCAGGGCGCGGATGGCTTCGACGGGGCCGGTGCGGGTCTTGGGTGTGCCGTTGGCCTGCCCGGACAGGGCCGCGCGGGCAGCGGCGAGCGCGTCCAAGGGGTCGGACTTACCTTTGGCGCGGCGGGCCCGCCGATCGGGGCGGTCGACCTCGACCAGGGCGATGCCACGAGCGGTGAGGAAGCGGGCAAGTCCGGCGCCGTAGGTGCCGGTGCCTTCCACGCCTACCTTCACCACCGCACCGAACCCCCGCAGCCAGGCCAGCAGGAGCTGGTAGCCGGCGGTGGTAGCCGGGAACTCCTGATCACCCAGAATCCGGCCGGCCTGATCAACCGCCGCCGCGTGATGAGTCTTGCCGTGGGTATCGACTCCGCCTGTGACCTGACGCTTCCTGGCTGCCATGCTGAAACCGTCGTCCCTCTCGCTTGCACCGAACAGGGTCGGCACGCACCGCCGGGACGGGCGGACAGGACAGTGATGGGACCTCTTGCACAGGCTCCTATCAGGTCACGAACGCCCCGCAGGTGAGTGCAGGAACGGGTCACCCGGACAGGCCGACGAATCCGCTAGAAGACGCCAACGTCAGTCAGAGGCTGAGTCAGACCAGCCGGGTGATCCGCTCCTACATCCTCACTGTCAGGGGTTGTCGCCGATCCGGCCGGCGGTCGAGCGCGACGGCCTGGACGCGACCAGGCTGACGACCCATCGGATCTCGATCTTCGCCACCCGAACGATCATCCAAAGTGGATCTCACTACACTGCGGGCCGTGATCAACTTCAGACGATCGACGGCCGTCCTTCTCGGACTGCTGGCGACCACCGCGCTGGCCGGGCCCACCCCGGCGCGGGCCGACGAGGAGCCGGCACCCGAACCACCCCGGGTCGAACTGGTACTCGACGTCAGTGGCTCGATGCGCGCCGCCGACATCGACGGGCGCAGCCGGATCTCGGTGGCCCAGCAGGCCTTCAACGAGGTGGTGGACGCGCTGCCGGAGGAGACCCAGCTCGGCATCCGGGTGCTCGGCGCGACCTACCGGGGCAAGGACAAGAAGGTCGGCTGCCAGGACACCCAGCAGATCGTGCCGGTCGGCCCGGTGGACCGGAGCGCGGCCAAGGCGGCGGTGGCGACGCTACGGCCGACCGGGTTCACACCCGTCGGCCTCGCACTGCGCTCCGCCGCACAGGACCTGGGCACCGGAGCCACCACCCGTCGGATCGTGCTGATCACCGACGGCGAGGACACCTGCGCTCCGCCCGACCCGTGCGAGGTGGCCCGCGAGTTGGCCGCCCAGGGCACCAGCCTGGTCGTCGACACCCTCGGCCTGGCCCCCGACGAGAAGGTCCGCCGGCAACTGCTCTGCATCGCCGGCGCGACCGGAGGCACCTACACCGCCGCGCAGAGCGCCGAGGAGCTGACCGGTCGGATCAAGCAGCTCGTCGAGCGGGCCGGTGACACGCACACCCGCGCCCCGACCGTCGTCGGCGGCGCGACCGCCTGCGACTCGGCACCGC
This window harbors:
- a CDS encoding VWA domain-containing protein is translated as MINFRRSTAVLLGLLATTALAGPTPARADEEPAPEPPRVELVLDVSGSMRAADIDGRSRISVAQQAFNEVVDALPEETQLGIRVLGATYRGKDKKVGCQDTQQIVPVGPVDRSAAKAAVATLRPTGFTPVGLALRSAAQDLGTGATTRRIVLITDGEDTCAPPDPCEVARELAAQGTSLVVDTLGLAPDEKVRRQLLCIAGATGGTYTAAQSAEELTGRIKQLVERAGDTHTRAPTVVGGATACDSAPLLAPGVYADREAFSEHRYYRVPVRPGQELRASVSIALDRPVNRDYGVLLRATAADGRELVRGADAGSGRADVLSAGLRWSATADDEDATETAESSAPVVEPTTVCLVVSNSFAPRPGTAATPGMPVELTVDVVAAAPAPDGPDLGRGWVLLALLTVAGLITGLLAGLLTRWWVATWREN
- a CDS encoding phospholipid carrier-dependent glycosyltransferase — encoded protein: MVEVTGDPSPSQEPTAPGADGGGVSAVVRRRFATVDTKLDRFSWLATAVVVAIAAILRFVGLSSPKGKIFDETYYAKDAYGLISRAVEWNYKDNVPSYVVHPPLGKWLIGLGEWAFGYQDAESKVSVPGHLITTAPEFGWRFSAAVIGTLSVLLLVRIGRRMFHSTVLGCAAGLLLALDGFHMVLSRAALLDIFLLFFVLAAFGALVLDRDARRRRWARALDDGLDPSRPGRAGRPPTGWRTWPWWRLAAGVLLGCACAVKWSALYFVPAFALLVLLWEVGVRRSAGVRRPWRDTVLDELPWVVLAGVLMVGAYLATWTGWLVTDDGYYRLASSTQYATDKLSDRPVIGPLINLYEYHRAAYGFHAQLDDAHKYQSWPWQWLLLGRPVAFHYASDGACGAPTCASEILLLGTPLLWWSFLPALVALAWLGLARRDWRAGAILLTVAAGLLPWFWLALDGRTMFSFYAAPAVPFLVLAVVYVLGALIAPAGGDVGEVAPLVPGDPSYERRLVGSIAAGAYVLLVGLCFAYFYPIFVGKVIPYSDWLSRMWLDGRWI
- a CDS encoding IS110 family transposase, translating into MAARKRQVTGGVDTHGKTHHAAAVDQAGRILGDQEFPATTAGYQLLLAWLRGFGAVVKVGVEGTGTYGAGLARFLTARGIALVEVDRPDRRARRAKGKSDPLDALAAARAALSGQANGTPKTRTGPVEAIRALRVARRGAVKARTAALNQLHGLIASAPDTLRQELNGPATTLVNRCAALPVNETRLTDPVEATKAALAVIATRIQTLTTEINQADRRLRPVVARTAPHLSAVYGVGPDVAGQLLTTAGDNPDRLRSDAALAHLCGAAPIPASSGRTDRHRLNRGGDRAANSALHTIALVRMRYDPRTRAYVDKRTKQGLNKKEIMRCLKRYIVREVHTALLADFTALNTP
- the rsmI gene encoding 16S rRNA (cytidine(1402)-2'-O)-methyltransferase, whose amino-acid sequence is MGEMSEAGRLVLLGAPLGNAADASARFREVLSSADVVAAEDTRRLTRLARDLDVTVGGRIVSYFEGNEERRTPELVEVILGGYVVALVTDGGMPSVSDPGYRLVRAALDAGAPVTVAPGPSAVTTALAVSGLPCDRFCFEGFLPRTPGARRSRLRALAAEERTLVFFEAPHRIGAALADLADAFGADRPAALCRELTKTYEEVLRRPLGELARWAAEGDPRGEITVVVAGAPVTAPERPDDDTLRAAVAEREAAGRSRRDAITEVATEYALRRRDVYTIVHS